GCCCGTTCGGCGGATACAAGGAGTCTGGCTACGGCCGCGAAGGCGGACGCCACGGACTCCAGGCATACCTCAAGGGGGCAAAGTGAGCGCGCGACTGACTGTTCCGAAGACGTACAAGCTCGCCATCGGCGGGGCCTTCCCGCGGAGTGAGTCCGGGCGCACCTACGAGGTGCGCTCTGCGAAGGGGGCGTTCCTCGCCAATGCGGCCAAGGCGTCGCGAAAGGACGCGCGCGATGCGGTCGTCGCTGCCCGCGCCGCTGTCAAAGGCTGGTCCGGGGCGACGGCGTACAACCGCGGCCAGGTGCTCTACCGGGTTGCGGAGGTGCTCGAAGGGCGCCGTGCGCAGTTCGTCGACGAGATCGTCCTGCAGCAGGGTGTGAACGCTGCCGCGGCGGGCGCGCAGGTCGACGAGGCAATCGACCTCTGGGTCTGGTACGCCGGTTGGTGCGACAAGTATGCACAGGTCGCCGGAAACGCGAACCCTGTCTCGGGTCCGTACTTCAACATCTCGGTTCCGGAGCCGACGGGCGTTGTTGCGACGATCGCCCCGCAGGACTCCGCTCTGCTCGGCCTGGTGGCGACCGTCGCGCCTGCGCTTGTGGCGGGTAACACGGTGGTCGTGATCGCGAGCGAGCAGTATCCGCTCTCGGCGATCAGTCTTGCGGAGGTGCTCGCGACGAGCGATGTGCCCGGCGGTGTTGTGAACGTGCTGACGGGCTCGCCCGCGGAGATCGCTCCGTGGCTGGCATCGCACGCCGACGTCAACGCGCTCGATCTCACCGGTGCGGGCGCGCTGGAGTGGATCGACCTGCAGATCGCGGCAGCGGATACCCTCAAGCGCGTCATCACGCCGGGGGAGCCGACCGCATCACCGCAGCGGATCGCGGCGTTCACCGAGGTGAAGACCGTGTGGCATCCGAAGAGCATGGTCTGAGTCAGCGGATGAATGAGGCCGGCGCCGGGAGAAATCCCCGGCGCCGGTCTCATTGTTGTCCTGCCGTGTGCGGATCAGGCCTCGTCCGGCGCCGAGGATGTTGCGAACAGGTCGAGCGGCACGACGGACAGATCGACGACGTGCTTGGCGAGGTAGACGAACTTGCCCGGAGCCTGGGCCGTGAAGGTCACGGTGACGAGGGTCCGTGCCTCTTTCCGGGGTGAGCCGATGCGACGCGTGTCGGTGATGTACGGGGCCAGGCGCAGAGAGGTCAGTGCGGCTTTCGCCTGATACTGCGCGCCGAGCTGCGCGAACAGGGTGGCCTCATCCGAGGCGTCGACGGGCTCGTGCCCGGCCTCGATGAACTCCAGTGCG
The DNA window shown above is from Microbacterium keratanolyticum and carries:
- a CDS encoding aldehyde dehydrogenase family protein, producing MSARLTVPKTYKLAIGGAFPRSESGRTYEVRSAKGAFLANAAKASRKDARDAVVAARAAVKGWSGATAYNRGQVLYRVAEVLEGRRAQFVDEIVLQQGVNAAAAGAQVDEAIDLWVWYAGWCDKYAQVAGNANPVSGPYFNISVPEPTGVVATIAPQDSALLGLVATVAPALVAGNTVVVIASEQYPLSAISLAEVLATSDVPGGVVNVLTGSPAEIAPWLASHADVNALDLTGAGALEWIDLQIAAADTLKRVITPGEPTASPQRIAAFTEVKTVWHPKSMV